CCTGTTCGCGGCCACCGCGAGCAGCACGCGCCGCGTCCCGCGGCGGGGGCCGGTGTACGGGGCCGCGGCCGTCCTCGTCGGCGTCGACATCTCGCTCATCATCACCGCCCCCGTCCACGACCTCTACTGGGCGATCCCGGCCGGGGCGACCCCGTCGGCGTTCGCCGTGATCGTCCCCGCGGTGGGCTACTGGCTGCACACGCTGTTGCTGGTCGTCCTGTTCGCCGCCGGAACCGTCCTGTTCGGGTTCGCGTGGGAGGCCGGCACCACCGTCCGGTTCACGCGCGCGTACGCCGTCGCGGGCGCGGCCACCGCCGCGGCCGTCGCCGCGAGCAACGTCGTCTTCCTCGGCGGCGGGTCGTTCGCGCCGCTGGTCGCGGCCGCGCTGACGACCGTCGGCTGGGTGCAGGCCGACGACGGGCGGACGCTCTACCGCGTCCGGCCGTACCTCCAGCCGATTCGCTCGATCAAGTAGCGCGCCGGATCGCCGCGCCCGCCTGCATCGACCGCGGGAGGGCACCCCGGCGGGACGCACTCGCCGCTCGCGGTCGGCGGTCACCTCCGGTATCGTGACCGTACGTCCGCGGCGACCGTCCCCGAAGCCTGTCCCTCCGGATCGCTCATCAACTCCTTACTGACCGTTCACCTCGCCTACCCGAACGCGGCCGAGAGGCGGCCGTCCCGTTCGCTCGAAATAACAATCGGGTACTCCGTTGGCCGAACGTCACGCACGATGAAACGACGAAAGTACCTCGCGGCCGCCACGGCGGCCGCCGTTCTCGCTGGCTGTGCGGGCGGCGAAGAAACCGACGATCCGACGAACGAGACCGACAACGACGAGGAGTCGACGAACGAGACGGACGACGAGGAGGAGTCGACGAGCGAGACCGACGAGGAAACGGAGGAGTCGACCGGCGCGGACGTCGAGACGTTCGACGACTTCGAGGACCTCGACGCGTGGGAGACGGTGATGGGGTCGCTGTCGGCCGACGAGGAGCGTTACTACGACGGCTCGCAGTCCGCGCTGCTCGAAGCCGCGACCGGCGACCAGCAGGTCCGGATCGTCCGGGAACTCGACTCGACCGAGGACTTCTCGGGGATGCGTCCCGGCCTCGCGATGACCGCCGAGACGACCGTCGACCCGGTGATCCAGCTGATCGACGACGACGGGAACCGCATCGACTTCCGCCAGGAACTCGACGGGGGGCTGCCGATGACGCGGTGTAACTTCGGCGTCGCCGAGGTCGACGGCGACCCGGACCTGAGCGAGGTCGCCGAGATCCAGATCGCCCTCTGGACGGGGACGGAGTACGAGGGCCGCCTGTGGGTCGACGACCTCCACTTCGTCCCCACGCCCGAGACCGGGAAGGTGATGCTCCAGTTCGACGGGGGCTACGAGACCGACTACACGAGCGCCCTCCCGCTGCTCGATGAGTACGGCTACCCCGCGACGTCGTTCATCACGACGGGCCGACTCCGCGGGGACGAGGAGCACGACGGCGACCGCCTCGTCGAGGACCACGTCGGCGAACTCGCCGACGCGGGCTGGACGATCGCCAGCCACACCGCCCACGGGACGATCCTGACCGATCCCGGCGAGCGCGACCGCGAGGCGGAGGTCGCCGACGCCAAGGAGTGGCTCGAGGACGAGGGCTTCGAGGACGGCGCCCGGTTCTTCTCCTACCCCGGCGGGCAGTACGACGTCGAGACCTACGAACTGGTCGAGGAGTACCACGACGTCGCCTTCGCCGGCCGCTACCCCGCCCAGGGGTACGCCGCGAACCCCCTCCTGTGCTCGCGGGTCACCGATCCCGGACCCGACGAGGCCCGGCGCGCGCTCGACCTGACCGCGGAGTTCGGTGGGATCACCTCGCTCTGTTACTACCGGCTCGACGGCGGGTCGCGCTCGGCGCTGGAGGCGGCGCTCGCGCACCTGAGCGACCTGGAAGAGGCGGGAGAAGTCGAGGTGATCACGCCGACGGAGTTCGAGGAGTATATGGCCTGAGACGCCGGGCTCAGACGGGCTGATCCGGCGTCTGCGGCTCGCTTCGTTCCGTACCGTTCAGTTCGGTCATCACGAGCGCGCGGTAGGCCCGCCGGAACCGCTCGGAGAGCGCCTGGTGGGAGACGCCGAGTTCGTCGGCGAGTTCCTCCATCGACGTCTCGCGCGGGATCGTGAAGTAGCCGTGATCGAGGGCGACCAGCAGCGTCTCGTACTGTTTGGCCGTGAGCCCGCAGGCCGCCGGCGTCTGCTCGCGCAGTTCCGAGAGCCGGACGAGGTTCGTCCCGATCCGTCCCTCCCCGAGGCGGTCGTAGAGCCGACTGGCGTCCTCGCGGTCGACGAACCGCACCCGGAGGTGCCAGCGGCCGTCGGCGGCCGAGGCCGCCAGCACCGTCCCGCCCTCCGAGAGGATCAGCCCGAACACGTCGGTCGCGTCCGCGGCGAACGAGACGTCGAACAGCCAGCGGTCGTCGCCCTCGCTGACCAGCGACGCCTCCCGGACCGTCTCGTCGGCGTCGAGGGCCGCCTCGACCGTCTCGCGGTCGGCCCCGTCGAACCACAGCCCGTAGCCGTCGGAGGCGATCACCTGCTCCATCTCGCAGGTCGCCGCCGGCGCTCGCTCGAACGTCGTCCCGAGCACCGTCTCCGCCGCCGGAAGCTCGAATTCTGCGATCGTGGTCATGATCGGATGCCCCGACGTATGCCGACCGGTACGATAACCTCGTTTCCAAAAATTTTAGCCCGATTCGGACTGAAATTCACCCCACGGAGAACGACCCGTCGATTCGCCGGCCGCAGGCGTTATGCGCGTCCGTCCCGTCTCGCCGCGGGATGACCGACGAACCCGGACTCGACCTCGCGCTGTCGGGGGACGCGGCCGCGGTCGCCGCCCGGCGCGACGAGGTGGCCGCCACCATCAGGGCCCACGCCGGCGAAGTCGCGCGCGAACTCTCGCTGCTCGGCGGCGGCGACTACGGCCGCGAGACGTTCGAGACCGACGCCGGGGAGTGGACGCTGAAGTACGAGGCGGGCGACGTCGAGTACCTGCGATTCTCGCCGGCCGGCGGCGGCGAGACGTACGTCGTCTCGACGAAACAGCCGCCCGAACCCGACGCGCTGGCCGACGCCGCCGCCGACTATCCCGCGTTCGTCGAGGCCTACAACCGCCACCTCGACGCCTACGAGGGCGTCCTCGACGACGTCCCCTCGACGTTCCCCGAAGTGCGCCCGGTGGGCCCGCTGGTCGCCGAGCGCGACCGGATCGTCGGCCGCATCCGCGACGTCGCCGACGCGATGGCGTCCCGCCTCTACCGCTACGAGGGCGAGTACGGGACGTTCGCCCGCCGCGTCTCGGGGACGCGCTGGGAACTGAAGTGGGACGGCGAGGCCGCCTCCTATCTCCGCGTCGGCGGCGAGGGCGGCACCTACCTCGTCTCCCAGTACGATCCGCCGGCGGCGACGGACGTCCGCCGGTACGCCGACGACGTCGCCGGCTTCGTCGAGGCGTTCAACGCGTTCGTCGACGAACTCGAGGCGGACCTCTCGCGGGTCTCCTTCGACGAACCCTAGCTCCCCCGCTCTCGCCAGCCGTACGGAGCGCTCTATACGTCACCTAGAAGCGTGTTTACGTCCGCCGCACGGATCGTCGGCCGAGGCGTCACGGGACGCCCGGACGATACACATGACCGGGACCGCCGACGTTTCCGACGACAGCACCGTTCGCCAGCGACCGTCCCCCCGCGCGGCCGACGGTCCGATCGACCTCGAAGCGGTCGTCGTACGCTACGACGACCGACCTGACCGCTGTACGCTCGTCCCCCGGGGGTGTCCGGACGAGCGGAAACTGACCACCTGGTACAGCGCGAACCTGACCGCGTTCGTCGACCTCGGCGACGCCCGGTGAGCGGCCGTCGCCGCCGGCCCGGCGGACGTTGGAAACCGTGGCCCCCGCCGCGTCGCGGCGGGCGACGTGAGGGTTAGACGTCGACGTACTGATTCACCCACTCCTGTCGCTGTTCGAGGGCTCGCTGCCCCTTCGGGGTCAGCGCGTAGTAGTTCGTCCGGCGGTCGAGTTGCCCCTTCTCGACGAGTTCCTGCTCGACGAGCGCGTCGAGGTTCGGGTAGAGCCGGCCGTGGGTCACCGGCTGGTCGATGTACTCGTTGATCCTGTCGAGAATCTCCTGACCGGACGGACGGTCCATCCCCGCGATGACGTACAGCAGGTCGCGTTGGAAGCCTGTGAGCTGATCCATGGATCACCCTCTGAGTGGCGACCTTCACCGATTTGTGGCTTTGTTATAGGGCTGGTACGTGCCGTCGGGCGATCGGAACGGCCGACGTATGGTCGGTAAGCATCGACGTTCCGACCGATCGGTCGCGCCGGCCCCTCGCGGGCGCGTCGCGGCGCTTTTGAACGCACCGGTCGTAGCAGCGGCCATGTCGAGCGATCCGCTCGCCTGGGAGACCCTCGACCGGCGAGTAGCGTACACCTGTCCGGGTTTCGACGTGGTTAACGAACGCGTTCGACTCCCCGACGGGAGCGAAACCGACTTCGATTACCTCTCCGAGCCACCGAGCGTCTGCATCCTCCCGTTGACGCCCGACGGCGACGTCGTCTGCATCGAGGAGTGGCGCCAGGCCGTCGACCGCGTCAGCTACGGGCTCCCCGCCGGCGGCGTCGAACCCGACGACGGCGACCTGACGGCGGCCGCCCGCCGGGAACTCGCCGAGGAGACGGGCTACGAGGCCGGGTCGCTCGACTCGCTGGTGACCGTCGAACCGGCCAACGGCATCGCCGACGCGCTCTTGCACGTCTTCGTCGCCGCCGACTGTCGGCCGACCGCGGAGCAACGGCTCGACTTCAACGAGAGCATCCGCGTCCGGCCGACGCCGTTCGAGGACCTCCTCGCGGCGGTCCGCGACGGCGCGGTCCGGGACGGCCGGACCGTGCTCGCGGTCTCGTACTACCGGCTGTTCGACGACGGCGCCTAAAACGGGAGTCGGGCGAAAGCGATCCGCAACGTCTCGCCCGCGTCGCGTCGGTTACGCGCTCTCGTTGTCGGCTGCCTCGTCGGTTTCGTTGTCTGCGGTCTCGTTCTCGGCTGTCTCGTTCTCGGCGGTTTCGTTCTCGGCGGTTTCGTTCTCGGCAGTCTCGTTGCCGCCGTCCTGGAGTTGCTCCTGGAGCCCCTCGGCGTCGCCGACGGTGATCGTCTGCGCCGTGGAGTCCTCGACCGTCATCTGGCTGGCGGCCGCGGACGTGACGGTCTCGGTGGTGCCGGTCTCGTCGTCCATCGTCTCGTTGTCCATCGTCTCGTTGTCCTCGCCGTCCATCGTCTCGTTGTCCTCGCCGTCCATCGTCTCGTTGTCCTCGCCGTCCATCGTCTCGTTGTCCTCGCCGTCCATCGTCTCGTTGTCGGCGGTCTCGTTGCCCGCGTCGTCCGCCTCCTCGGCGCTCTGGAGCGACTCGATCGTCATCGACTCGAACGTGACCTCCTGGACGCCGAACTGCTCGACGGTGAGTTCGTCGATCTCCTGCGTCGTCATCTCGCCGTCCTGCGCGGTCTCGTTGTCGGCAGTTTCGTTGTCGGCGGTCTCGTTGTCGGCAGTTTCGTTGTCGGCAGTTTCGTTGTCGGCAGTCTCGTTGCCGTCCTCCTCTTCCTCGTCGTCACCGCCGAGCAGTCCCTCGAAGAAGTCGCCGATCCCCGAGAGGATGCCGTCGTCGCTCTCCTCGACGGTCAACTGCTCGATGGTCATCTGCTGGACGTCCATCCGCTCGATGGTCATCTGCTGGACGGTGAGCTGGTCGGCGTCCTCGTCGATCAGGTCCTGCGTGCCGGCCGTCTCGTTGTCCTCGGTTTCGTTGTCCTCCTGGACGGAGATGGCGGCCGCCTCGTCGGTCTCGTTGTCCTCGCCGTCCATCGCCTCGTCGGTTTCGTTGTCCTCGGTTTCGTTGTCGGCGGTTTCGTTGTCCTCGTCGTCCATCGCCGCGTCGTCCATCGCCTCGTCGTCGACTTCGCCTTCCTCGATCCGGAGGTCCTCGATCGAGACGTTCTCGAGTTCGAGTCGCTCTATCTCGATGTCGGAGATGGTCACCGCCTGGGTGGCGTTGTCCTCCTGGGTGGCGTTGTCCTCGCCCTCGTCTTCGGTCTCGTTGAGTTGCCCCTCGAGTTCCTCGCCGTTTTGCACGTCGAGCTGTTCGACGTTTAGCTCCTCGATGGTGGCGTTCTCGACCGTGATGTTCTCGAGTTCGAGTGTCTCCACCTGGAGGTTCTCGATCGTTGCGCTCACGTCTCCAGCGTCGCCCTCGTCGGTCGCCGTCGTCCCTGCGCCCGCGGCTCCCGCGAGAGCGGGCCCGCCCGAGAGGGCGACCAGCAGGGCGACGAGTGTGACGCCGATTGCCTGCGTTCGTGATGCCATACGAACGAGCCTAACGCGTAAGCGCGGGCTAAAACGAGGCGACTGTTACGTCGTTGTCTCGGTCCAAAGGACTGTTAGGTCCACGTAACGGTCGCTAATCGTCGCTTCACATGTCCGACCCGGAGACCGTCGTCCGCCACCCGACGCCACACCCCGCGGGGGCTCGACCCCGGGAACGGAACGTTTACCGGCACGCTCGCGAACAGTCGCTCGATGCGCGAGCACTTCGAACTCCGGGAGACCGACGCCGGCGGGCGGATCGGCGAGCTGTACGTGCCGCGCGCGGACGTCACCGTCGAGACGCCCGCGCTCCTGCCCGTGATTAACCCGAATTTGCGGACGATCCCGCCACGTCGGCTCGCCGACGAGTTCGGCGCCGAGATTCTCATCACCAACTCCTACATCGTCCACGGCACCGACGACCTCCGGGAGCGGGCCCGCGAGGATGGCCTCCACGAGGTGCTCGACTTCCCCGGCGCGATCATGACCGACTCCGGCTCGTTCCAGCTCGCCGAGTACGGCGAGATCGACGTCACCACCGAGGAGATCCTCGCCTTCCAGCGCGAGATCGGCTCGGACATCGGCACGCCCGTCGACATCCCGACGCCGCCGGACGTCCCCCGCGAGCGCGCCGAAGCCGAACTCGAGACCACCAACGAGCGCCTCGAAGTCGCCGACGCGGTCGAGACGGGCGACATGCTCGTCAGCGCGCCCGTCCAGGGCTCGACCTACCCCGACCTGCGCGAGGCGGCGGCCCGTCACGCCGACGCGACCGACCTCGACGTCTTCCCGATCGGTGCGGTCGTCCCGCTGATGAACGACTACCGCTACGACGACGTGGTCGACGTCGTCGCCGCCGCCAAGCGCGGCCTCGGCGCCGACGCGCCCGTCCACCTCTTCGGCGCCGGCCACCCCATGATGTTCGCGCTCGCGGTCGCCGCGGGCTGTGACCTCTTCGACTCGGCGGCCTACGCGCTGTACGCCCGCGACGACCGGTACCTCACCGTCCGCGGCACCCGCCACCTCGACGACCTCGAGTACCTCCCCTGCTCGTGTCCCGTCTGCACCGAGTACGCCCCGGACGACCTCCGCGCCCTCCCGGACGAGCCGCGAGAGGCGGAACTCGCCGCGCACAACCTCCACGTCACCTTCGCCGAGATCCGCCGGATCAAGCAGGCGATCCGCGCCGGCAACCTGCTGGAACTCGTCGAGGCCCGCGCCCGCGCCCACCCGACGATGCTCGACGGCTACCGCGCGCTGCTCGATCACGCCGCCCAACTCGAACGCACCGACCCCGTCTCGAAGGGCGCGTTCTTCTACGTCTCCCACGAGAGCGCCCGCCGGCCCGAGGTGCTGCGCCACCGCGAGCGCATAGAGCGCCTTTCGGTCCCCGACTCGGTTTTTCTCACCGAGGGCGAGCCGTCGAGCGGCGACGAGTACGACGCGTCGTGGCGGGTCGTCCCGCCGTTTGGCCCCTTCCCGCGGGCGCTCTCGAAGACCTACCCGCTGACGGCGGAGGTGCCCGACCGGACCGACCGCGCGGCGGTCGAAGCCGCCGCGGAGGGGGTCGCCCGCCTCGTCGAGGCGAACCCCGGGAGCGAGTTCGCACTCGGCCACCGCGGCTGGCACGAGGCCGCGCTCGCGCTCGTCCCCGACTCGGTCGCCCTGATCGACCTCACCGTCGACCGCGTGTAGCCGCCGTACCGGAAGGGCGAAGTTCCGCCGGCGGCGTCGGTACCGTATGATCGGAACGGGATCGCTCGCGATCGGCCTCGTCGTCGGCGTCGTCGCGGTCGCGTGGGCGCTCCGGCGGCTCCGCGGCCGGCCGTCGGCCGACGAGCGCGCGTCCGCGCGCCGCCACCGCGAGGCGCAGGCGCGTGACCCGCCGGTCGAGATCGGCGACGAGTTCGAGGCGGGGGTCGTCGACTTCTCCCGGCACCACTCCGGCGAGCGCCACGCCGTCTGCAAGGTCGAGGGGTTCGTCGTCTTCGTCGAGGACGTTCCCGACGACCTCGAACGGGCGGACGCGATCCGCGCGAAGGTCCTCTCGTTCAACCGCGGGCACACCTCGGCGACGGCGACGTTCCTCGGACGGGCGTGACTCGCCGGCTATCGATAGCCTCTTTCACGCTCCGCCACCCAGTTCGGGTATGACCGACTACTTCGAGATCCACGAGCGCGACGGGGCCGCGCGACTGGGCGAACTCCGCCTCGAGTCGCCGCTCTCGACCCCGGCGCTCGTCGACGACGTCCTCGTCGACGCCGGCAGCCTCTGGTCGGCCGACCGCGAGGTACCCGACGGCGACGAGTCGCGGCTCACGGTCCTCCCCCACCGCGGGTTCCCCGGCGGCACCGCCGCCGAGGTCCGCGAGTCGTTCGCCGTCGACCACCCCGACGTCGACTACCCGAGCGCGGCCGTGATTTCCAGCGAGTCGCCCGCGGATCACGGAACGGACGCCTACGTCGTCTCCGACGTCCAGTCGATCGTCGGCCACGGCGAGGCGCTCGTCGAGGCCGTCGTCCGGGTCCGCGAGGCGATTCCCGCCGACACCGCGCTCGTCTGCTCGGGCGTCGCGACCCCGCGGAACGTCGCCGTCCTCGCGTACGCCGGCGTCGACGCCGTCGACGCGACGCGGGCGGTCGTCAAAGGGACGCAGGGCAAGTACCTCACGACCGAGGGCGAGTACTTCCTCGAGGACCTCGACGAACTCCCCTGCTCGTGTCCGGCCTGCCGGGGTCCGCGCGAGGACTTCTCCCGCGAGGACTGCGTCGAACACAACCGCAACGCGCTCGCGGCCGAACTCGCGGTCGTCCGCCGCCGGATCCGCGACGGCCGCCTGCGCGACTACGTCGAGGGGCAGGCCCGCCACGAGCAGTGGCTCACGGCCGCGATGCGCGAACTCGACTCGCAGTGGTCCTACCTCGAAGAGCGCACGCCGATCCTCCGCGACGCCGCCCTCGACGCCGCCACCGAGGACGCCCTCCGGCGGGTGGAGATCCAGCGCTTTGCCGACCGGGTGACGACGCGCTACCGCAACCGCTTTGCGAACCCGCTCGTGCTCGTCCCGTGCTCGGCGCGGAAACCCTACAGCGAGTCCCAGAGCCACGAGCAGTTCCACCGCGCGATCCAGTGGCGCGCCCACCTCGTCTCGATCACGAGTCCCATCGGCGTCGTCCCGCAGGAACTCGAGACGACCTACCCCGCCCAGCACTACGACACCGTCGTCACGGGTCGGTGGTCGGAAGACGAGAAGCGGTTCGTAAGCGAGGCCCTCCGGCGCTACCTCGAACGCAACGAGTACCCGCGGATCGTCGCGCACGTCCCCGACGAGGGCTACCGCGACGTCGTCGAACGGGTCGAGGCGGAACTCGACCTCGACGTCGAGTACACCGTCCCCGAGGGCGGCCACCCCACGGACGACGACTCGCTATCGAACCTCTCGGCGGCGCTGTCGGGCGAACTCAAGTACTCGAAGCGCGAGCGCGAGCACAACACCGTCCGCGCGATCGCGGACTACCTGCTCGGCGACGGCGCGGGCGACGCCCTCTTCGACGACGTCCGGACGACGAGTCGCTATCCCCGCCTGCAGGTCCGCGACGCCGACGAGACCCAGCTCGCGACGATGGTCCCGCAGTACGGCACCCTCTCGTTCACGCTGGAGGGGGCCGAGCGCTGGGTCGAGAGCGACGCCCCGGTCAAGCGCGTCGAGATCGACGGCTTCGTCCCGCACGGCAGCGTCCTCGCGCCGGGGGTCGTCGACGCCGACGAGGAGATCCGGGTCGGCGACGAGGTGGTCGTCGAGGGGCCGAAGGCGTTCGGCGTCGGCCGCGCCGAGATGTTCGGCCGCGAGATGGTCGAGAGCACCCGCGGCGTCGCCTGCGAGATCCGCCACGTCGAGGAGACGTAACTACTCCCGCTCGCCCGGACACGCCTTCAGCAGGTGCTCGCGGTAGACGGGCGCGGGGACGGATGCGCCACAGGCCTCGCACTCGATCCGTCGTCCCTCGTGGTCGCGGCGCTCGTCGCTCACGTCCACGCCGTCTCCGCCGCGACGGGTAACGGTTTCCCCGCCTCGCCGCCGTCGGGTCCCGTCTCCCCTCGTCGACCGCCCTCGCCCCCGTTCGTCCCGGTTTCGGACTGGTCCGTTTGCCCGACTTACTGTCAACCGAGCTATCTGTTTTATCATCTCACACGTCGTACGACTAGTGTGGTTACAATGAGCACAGTTACTCCCGACGCCGACTCCCCCGGCTACTCACTCCGGACCGGCTGGCGCACCCTCGCGCTCGCCGGCGGTATCGTCGCCCTCCTCGGCATCGCCGCGATGGCGTTCCCGTTCGTCTCGAGCATCTCGGTCGCGATCGGACTCGCCGCGGTATTTCTCGTCTCGGCGGTCGTCCACGCGGCCCACGCGTTCACCGCCCGCGGCTGGCGCGGCAGGCTGTGGCAACTCGCGCTCGCGGCGATCACCGCCATTGCCGCCGTCGTCTTGCTCGCGAACCCGATCCTCGGCCTCGCGAGCCTGACGCTCCTGCTCGTCGCCTACCTGATCGTCGACGGCGCGGCGGAACTCTGGATGTCGGCCCGGATGGCCGGCGAGTCCGGCCGCGTCGGCATCGCCGCCAGCGGCGCGATCTCGCTCGTCCTGGCGGCGATGCTCTGGATCGGCTTCCCCGCCGACGCCGTGTGGGCGATCGGCCTGCTCGTCGGCGTGAGCCTGTTCGTGACCGGCCTCTCGATGGCGTTCGTCGCCTACGCGGGCCGCGCGGTCGACGACACCGCCCGGGCGCCGGCCCAGCCCCGCGGCGCCTGAGCATCCGGGCCTCCCTCTTTTCCCCTTACTCCGAGCGTTCGCTCTCCTCGGCCTCGCCGAAGACCTCCTCGAAGAACTTCCGCTCGGCCGCCCGGAGGTGCTGGGTGAACGTCGCCGGCGAGATGTCCAGTCGCTCGGCGACCTCCTTGCCGCTCGTCGTCCGCGGCCACTCGAAGTACCCCGCCGCGACGGCCGTCTCGAGGGCGGCGTGTTGTTTCTCCGTGAGCTTCCGTTCGAGGGTCGCGTACTCCGGGAGCCGGTTCTCGTCGCGCTGGATCGTCCGCTGGGCGACGTACTCGACGCCCGCGAACGCGCTCTCGACCGTCTCGATGAACTGGCCCGTGTCGCTGCGCTGGGGGAGTTCGACCACGACCCGGAACTCGCCGTCGTCGACGGTCGCCGACTGCACCCGGCCGCCGTGGGTCGCGACCGTCTCGAACAGCGGCACCTCCCGCGAGGCGATCAGTTCGAACTCGTAGTCGGTCCGCCCCTGCGTGAGCGCGCGCATCTCCTCGAGGAAGTCGGTTCGCTCGACGGCCTCCGCGAACGGCTCCCGCGGGACGTCCGTCGCCGAGCCGTAGATCAGCGTGTCCTCGCCGCTGCGGATCAGCCGCTCGAACCGCAGGCACCCCTCCTCGGCCGCCGAGAGGTCGACGAGCGGCTCCGCGACGCCCCCGACCCGGAACTCGAGTTCGAGCGCCGCGTCCGTCAGCAGCGCGTCCTTGCGTTCGAGCGCGGTGATCGCGTGGCCGACGATCTCCCCCAGTCGGGCGAGGACCTCGACTTCGGTCTCGGAGAACGCGTCGGGCGTGCCCGCGTAGACGTTGAGCACGCCGTGGAGCAACTCCCCGTAGACGATCGGGATCGCCGCCGACGACCGGTAGCCCCGCTCTCGGGCGTCCTCGCGCCACGGTTCGAACGACGGGTCCGTCTCGATGTCGCGGACGACCTGCAGTTCCTTCGTGCGGACCGCCTCCCCGGCGGGGCCGCGTGCGGTCGGGCTATTGTCGACCGTGACCGTGATCTCGTCGAGGTACCCCTCCTCGACGCCGGCCGAGACCGTCGGCGTCACCTGCTGTCGGCCGGGCGCCACCTCGCCGATCCAGGCGAACCGGTAGGCGTCCGACTCCGCGAGGCGGTCACAGACCACCTGTTCGAGCTCCTCCCGCGTCGACATCCGGATGACGGCGTGGGTGACGTCCTGTCCGATCCGGTTGAGCCGGTTGAGCGCCTCTAGCTGGCGGCGCCTGCGGGCGCGCTCGAGTTCCTGTTGCTTGCGCTCGATCGCGTGCTGGATCGAGCGCACGAGCAGCGCGCTCGTCACCTCGTCTTTGACGAGGTAGTCCTCGGCGCCCCGTCCGATCGCCTCGATCCCGGTCCGCTGGTCGCGCAGGCCCGTGAGGACGACGATCGGCGCCTCCTCGTCCGCGCTCTCGACGGCCTCCAGCGTCTCGAGGCCGTCGCTGTCGGGCAGGTTCAGGTCGAGCAGGACGACGTCCGGGTCGTGCTCCTCGAGGTACTCGAGGCCGTCGGCCAGACGGTTCTCGCGGTGGATTCGGGGACGACCCGCCGTCGACCGCTCCGGATCGATCCGCCGGGGGAGTTCGCGGACGTCGCTCAGCATCTCCTCGATGAGGCGGGCGTCGCCGGGGTTGTCCTCGACGAGGAGGACGTCGAGTTCGTCGTCGT
The Salinilacihabitans rarus DNA segment above includes these coding regions:
- a CDS encoding bacterio-opsin activator domain-containing protein, translating into MTTIAEFELPAAETVLGTTFERAPAATCEMEQVIASDGYGLWFDGADRETVEAALDADETVREASLVSEGDDRWLFDVSFAADATDVFGLILSEGGTVLAASAADGRWHLRVRFVDREDASRLYDRLGEGRIGTNLVRLSELREQTPAACGLTAKQYETLLVALDHGYFTIPRETSMEELADELGVSHQALSERFRRAYRALVMTELNGTERSEPQTPDQPV
- a CDS encoding polysaccharide deacetylase family protein translates to MKRRKYLAAATAAAVLAGCAGGEETDDPTNETDNDEESTNETDDEEESTSETDEETEESTGADVETFDDFEDLDAWETVMGSLSADEERYYDGSQSALLEAATGDQQVRIVRELDSTEDFSGMRPGLAMTAETTVDPVIQLIDDDGNRIDFRQELDGGLPMTRCNFGVAEVDGDPDLSEVAEIQIALWTGTEYEGRLWVDDLHFVPTPETGKVMLQFDGGYETDYTSALPLLDEYGYPATSFITTGRLRGDEEHDGDRLVEDHVGELADAGWTIASHTAHGTILTDPGERDREAEVADAKEWLEDEGFEDGARFFSYPGGQYDVETYELVEEYHDVAFAGRYPAQGYAANPLLCSRVTDPGPDEARRALDLTAEFGGITSLCYYRLDGGSRSALEAALAHLSDLEEAGEVEVITPTEFEEYMA
- the arcS gene encoding archaeosine synthase subunit alpha, whose protein sequence is MTDYFEIHERDGAARLGELRLESPLSTPALVDDVLVDAGSLWSADREVPDGDESRLTVLPHRGFPGGTAAEVRESFAVDHPDVDYPSAAVISSESPADHGTDAYVVSDVQSIVGHGEALVEAVVRVREAIPADTALVCSGVATPRNVAVLAYAGVDAVDATRAVVKGTQGKYLTTEGEYFLEDLDELPCSCPACRGPREDFSREDCVEHNRNALAAELAVVRRRIRDGRLRDYVEGQARHEQWLTAAMRELDSQWSYLEERTPILRDAALDAATEDALRRVEIQRFADRVTTRYRNRFANPLVLVPCSARKPYSESQSHEQFHRAIQWRAHLVSITSPIGVVPQELETTYPAQHYDTVVTGRWSEDEKRFVSEALRRYLERNEYPRIVAHVPDEGYRDVVERVEAELDLDVEYTVPEGGHPTDDDSLSNLSAALSGELKYSKREREHNTVRAIADYLLGDGAGDALFDDVRTTSRYPRLQVRDADETQLATMVPQYGTLSFTLEGAERWVESDAPVKRVEIDGFVPHGSVLAPGVVDADEEIRVGDEVVVEGPKAFGVGRAEMFGREMVESTRGVACEIRHVEET
- a CDS encoding DUF7511 domain-containing protein; the encoded protein is MTGTADVSDDSTVRQRPSPRAADGPIDLEAVVVRYDDRPDRCTLVPRGCPDERKLTTWYSANLTAFVDLGDAR
- a CDS encoding histidine kinase N-terminal 7TM domain-containing protein; translated protein: MVASRLLPWVLAAGAVLAVLLTYPFVATAISYRRSDNGLAYILFVIGIGLWNGMFAAQLLDPNALVKGFFFALAAVGASLAALGWFLFAATASSTRRVPRRGPVYGAAAVLVGVDISLIITAPVHDLYWAIPAGATPSAFAVIVPAVGYWLHTLLLVVLFAAGTVLFGFAWEAGTTVRFTRAYAVAGAATAAAVAASNVVFLGGGSFAPLVAAALTTVGWVQADDGRTLYRVRPYLQPIRSIK
- the tgtA gene encoding tRNA guanosine(15) transglycosylase TgtA, which codes for MREHFELRETDAGGRIGELYVPRADVTVETPALLPVINPNLRTIPPRRLADEFGAEILITNSYIVHGTDDLRERAREDGLHEVLDFPGAIMTDSGSFQLAEYGEIDVTTEEILAFQREIGSDIGTPVDIPTPPDVPRERAEAELETTNERLEVADAVETGDMLVSAPVQGSTYPDLREAAARHADATDLDVFPIGAVVPLMNDYRYDDVVDVVAAAKRGLGADAPVHLFGAGHPMMFALAVAAGCDLFDSAAYALYARDDRYLTVRGTRHLDDLEYLPCSCPVCTEYAPDDLRALPDEPREAELAAHNLHVTFAEIRRIKQAIRAGNLLELVEARARAHPTMLDGYRALLDHAAQLERTDPVSKGAFFYVSHESARRPEVLRHRERIERLSVPDSVFLTEGEPSSGDEYDASWRVVPPFGPFPRALSKTYPLTAEVPDRTDRAAVEAAAEGVARLVEANPGSEFALGHRGWHEAALALVPDSVALIDLTVDRV
- a CDS encoding PadR family transcriptional regulator, producing MDQLTGFQRDLLYVIAGMDRPSGQEILDRINEYIDQPVTHGRLYPNLDALVEQELVEKGQLDRRTNYYALTPKGQRALEQRQEWVNQYVDV
- a CDS encoding TRAM domain-containing protein, whose amino-acid sequence is MIGTGSLAIGLVVGVVAVAWALRRLRGRPSADERASARRHREAQARDPPVEIGDEFEAGVVDFSRHHSGERHAVCKVEGFVVFVEDVPDDLERADAIRAKVLSFNRGHTSATATFLGRA
- a CDS encoding NUDIX hydrolase encodes the protein MSSDPLAWETLDRRVAYTCPGFDVVNERVRLPDGSETDFDYLSEPPSVCILPLTPDGDVVCIEEWRQAVDRVSYGLPAGGVEPDDGDLTAAARRELAEETGYEAGSLDSLVTVEPANGIADALLHVFVAADCRPTAEQRLDFNESIRVRPTPFEDLLAAVRDGAVRDGRTVLAVSYYRLFDDGA